The following DNA comes from Oceanococcus atlanticus.
AAAGTAACGATCTCAAATGCCGCCCACGAAGAGTACGACCTCGCCGATCTTCGAAAAGTTGAAATTCTTCGCAGCTCTCCACAGTGATCACTGGTGCTCACACCTCCCCCGCCCCACTTCTGAAATCATCCATCTGGCGTCATAGCAAGTCTAAGACGGTGGTTTGCTTGCTACTCGGCATGCTCGCTGATTTGGCATTCGCCGGAGAGGGGGTTGGGCATCGTATGGTCTGGGACGACAACGGTATGGTGATGGGGGAAAACACCGGCGATAGTCTGCCCCATGGTTGCTCAGCGATTTCTACTGATGTAGAAATTGTTGTGGACGTTGGCCGGCAATGGGCAAGACCCGGACGCGTGTTCGGTTACAACCGCAACGAATGGCGGGTCCCTGCATGCAGTCGAGTTTCAGTGGTGCTGCACAATCATGATCAAATCCGTCATATGTGGATGCTGCATGGTTTGCCCCATTATTTGTACTACCGCGGGATGTTTCACCTCGAGGCCGAAGGTGGACGGACGATGCGAGGAACCTTCATCGCTCCCAGTGGCAATCAAACCTTTCTAGTGCATTGCGATATGGCTCAACACACGGAGAAAGGCCTAAAAGCTCAATTCATAGTGGGCGCAGGCGGCCAGGACATGCCCAATATTGATTTACCTCGCCCTAGTATGCGCTCCTTCCTGCAGCGGCGTTTGAGTCCAACTTCTTCAGAAAACTATGCTGACAAGACAAGCAATGACCTGCCTTATTTTCCACCGGCCTGTCTTAATGAATCAAGCAAATAACTGAACCGCCCCGGGATTCCCGGAGACTCCAAACCTTGAGAGGATGGAGTCATGAGCAAGCAAGTGAGGT
Coding sequences within:
- a CDS encoding multicopper oxidase domain-containing protein; the encoded protein is MLADLAFAGEGVGHRMVWDDNGMVMGENTGDSLPHGCSAISTDVEIVVDVGRQWARPGRVFGYNRNEWRVPACSRVSVVLHNHDQIRHMWMLHGLPHYLYYRGMFHLEAEGGRTMRGTFIAPSGNQTFLVHCDMAQHTEKGLKAQFIVGAGGQDMPNIDLPRPSMRSFLQRRLSPTSSENYADKTSNDLPYFPPACLNESSK